A single window of Solanum dulcamara chromosome 5, daSolDulc1.2, whole genome shotgun sequence DNA harbors:
- the LOC129888471 gene encoding glycine-rich cell wall structural protein 1.8-like: protein MANHKVSIVFFSMLLSVTICYASSRALLNLEGGLGYNVGVTIGYGAGHGGGSGGGYGGGGAAGYGGGGGGGYGGGGGYEGIVNHGGYGGGGGEGGGSGGGSGGYSPGGEHGGGYGGGSGGGHGGGGGYGVGGDHEIGYGGGGGTGSGGGYGGGTEHGGAYGGGEGGGSGSGGGYGAGLEHGGTYAGGGGGGSGSGGGYSGGAEHGGAYGGGGGGGYGAGGVPGGGYGGGEGGGSGGGYGEAGGLPGSGYGGGGGHGGGSGGGYGSGGAAGSGYGSGGGAGGGAGGAYGGGHAGGGGSGGGGGHGGYIP, encoded by the coding sequence ATGGCTAATCATAAGGTTTCTATTGTGTTTTTCTCTATGCTACTGAGTGTAACCATATGTTATGCTTCTTCTAGAGCTCTCCTCAATCTAGAGGGAGGTCTTGGCTACAATGTGGGTGTCACCATTGGCTATGGTGCAGGGCATGGTGGTGGATCCGGAGGCGGTTATGGGGGTGGTGGAGCTGCGGGATATGGAGGTGGTGGAGGTGGAGGTTATGGAGGTGGTGGTGGTTATGAAGGTATAGTTAATCATGGTGGATATGGGGGTGGGGGTGGTGAaggtggtggtagtggtggaGGTAGTGGTGGTTATTCACCTGGTGGAGAGCATGGAGGAGGATATGGAGGAGGTAGTGGTGGTGGGCATGGTGGAGGAGGAGGTTATGGTGTAGGTGGTGATCATGAAATAGGATATGGAGGTGGAGGAGGAACAGGAAGTGGTGGTGGATATGGCGGAGGCACAGAACATGGAGGTGCATATGGTGGTGGAGAAGGCGGTGGTAGTGGTAGCGGTGGTGGATATGGTGCAGGTTTAGAACACGGAGGTACATATGCTGGTGGTGGAGGaggtggtagtggtagtggtggtgGATATAGTGGAGGTGCAGAACACGGAGGTGCATATGGTGGTGGAGGAGGGGGTGGTTATGGTGCGGGAGGGGTTCCAGGAGGCGGTTATGGAGGcggagaaggaggaggaagtGGTGGTGGTTATGGAGAAGCAGGGGGTTTACCTGGTAGTGGATATGGAGGAGGAGGAGGCCATGGAGGAGGTAGTGGAGGAGGCTATGGTTCAGGAGGAGCTGCAGGTAGTGGATATGGAAGTGGTGGAGGAGCAGGTGGTGGTGCAGGAGGAGCTTATGGAGGTGGGCATGCCGGTGGTGGTGGAAGTGGTGGTGGAGGTGGCCATGGTGGCTACATTCCTTGA